In Mytilus edulis chromosome 7, xbMytEdul2.2, whole genome shotgun sequence, a single genomic region encodes these proteins:
- the LOC139530037 gene encoding uncharacterized protein: MLINLAILHVVALIIKGVYAVPISNINSQKDGQLRMYELLDEYFRDKDTNEDHRQNKYPSHLSELGTQKRGKYSWSVAYGKRDRWIAYGKRNSRHSGIAMPSFGPSLDSSQDLPVYDHNEVKRHQMWEARWGKKRTTVSANPTTKAMENFEQQQSYEGYFTKNPTFKRQQWTKSPWGKRSY, translated from the coding sequence GTGTATACGCCGTCCCAATTAGCAATATTAACAGCCAAAAAGATGGGCAATTACGAATGTACGAACTATTAGATGAATATTTTCGGGACAAAGACACAAATGAAGATCACAGACAGAACAAATACCCATCTCATTTAAGTGAACTTGGCACTCAAAAGAGAGGAAAATATTCTTGGTCAGTAGCTTATGGGAAACGTGACCGTTGGATTGCCTATGGGAAAAGGAATTCTCGTCATAGTGGAATAGCCATGCCATCGTTTGGACCTTCATTGGACTCATCGCAGGATCTACCAGTTTATGACCACAATGAAGTTAAACGACACCAGATGTGGGAGGCTCGATGGGGAAAGAAACGAACAACCGTATCTGCAAATCCAACTACAAAGGCCATGGAAAACTTCGAGCAACAACAGTCTTACGAAGGATATTTCACCAAAAATCCAACTTTCAAACGCCAACAGTGGACCAAATCTCCTTGGGGAAAACGTTcatattaa